From the Patescibacteria group bacterium genome, the window GATAACCATGTCGAGATTGTATGTTCCCGCCGCGACCAGTGACCGGCCCTGATTTTGCGGCGTACCGCGCGCAAATTCGGCGTCCAACATTTCGTCAAGCAGCCACGCGTAACCCGGCCCGCTGACGTTGAAAACGTCAATGCCGGTGTTGAGCGTGACGCGAACGCGGTTGATGATGGACGACACGCCTAACGGGTTAAGCGGCGCAACCGGCGCGCCGCCGATGGTGGCGCGGATCGAAAGCCAAATTCGGCCCAAAAAGCCAGACTTTGGCAAGGCCATCTGCACTTGCCCGCCGCCGAGCGGTTTCGCAAGCGCGGAAAGGGTTGAAAACTTCTGCCGCGTTCGCTGGTTAAAATCTCCGGCCATGTTATTTATCCTTTTCATTGAAACGAATGCTAACGTTGAAATGCGAATGACTGAATTCAGAACCGGCTAGATTGCGCTAACCAATTCCGAAACGCCGGGAATATACACCTTCTGAATGAAGATGAATTTCGCCAGCGGAACCATGATAATCACGATTGCGAGAATAATCATCGCGTTCGCAATCCCCGGCTTGACGTTGCTAAAATCCAATCCCAATTCCATTGTTTCACCTTTCTAAGAACCAAGTTGCCTAACGTATTGAGCGTTAACCATATCCGATTGCTTATAGTAAAAGCCGTGAATGTCTGGAATTGGGTTTAGCACATTTGCGCCCATCAATTCGGCCATTCGTCGCCGGTCTACTTCCATTTGCAAGCGGAATGAGAATAACCATCGTGTTTCTGAAAGCATGAACAACGGTATCCAAGTCGGGCGTTGCGTTGCCGCCCATACACCGATTTGAAGTTCGCGCCCGCGCGTGTAAAGCGCTTGTAACCATTTTCCATAACGCCCGCGTTCCGTTACGCCGTATGCCTCATCGATGTAAACGATAACATTACCGGCGTTGTAGATTTTCTCGAAATAAGCGTCATACGCTTCGACTTGATTTGTTTCAATCGGCGC encodes:
- a CDS encoding type IV secretory system conjugative DNA transfer family protein — encoded protein: MRLNIKPNEHLAVVGMTGSGKTYFVHKLARSVRRLVVFDPKGTLGEDSGWNLTDWNRKTEKLIMSDNPFRVRVLAPIETNQVEAYDAYFEKIYNAGNVIVYIDEAYGVTERGRYGKWLQALYTRGRELQIGVWAATQRPTWIPLFMLSETRWLFSFRLQMEVDRRRMAELMGANVLNPIPDIHGFYYKQSDMVNAQYVRQLGS